A genomic segment from Nitrospira sp. encodes:
- a CDS encoding Iron-sulfur cluster regulator IscR — MKVSLRATYGIIAAVDLALHDVEQPVCAKAIAKRQAIPARFLEQVLHAMKKAGVVTSQRGAQGGYVLSRKPSEVSVADILHALEGPLMETNGAAGSRNVATRGAKRDVLLAHIWDRVKQAELNVLSEVTVEELAKRQRALEAQHSLMYHI; from the coding sequence ATGAAGGTTAGCCTCAGGGCCACCTATGGAATTATCGCTGCCGTCGACCTTGCGTTGCATGACGTCGAACAGCCGGTCTGTGCCAAGGCGATTGCCAAACGCCAGGCGATTCCGGCCAGGTTTCTCGAACAGGTTCTCCACGCCATGAAAAAGGCCGGTGTGGTAACCAGCCAGCGGGGAGCTCAGGGCGGCTATGTGCTGAGTCGGAAGCCCTCGGAGGTTTCCGTTGCCGACATTCTTCATGCGCTGGAGGGGCCTCTCATGGAAACCAACGGTGCGGCCGGTTCAAGAAACGTCGCCACTCGCGGTGCGAAGCGAGACGTGTTGCTGGCGCACATTTGGGATCGCGTGAAGCAGGCCGAATTGAACGTCCTGTCGGAAGTGACGGTCGAAGAGTTGGCTAAGCGCCAACGAGCGCTCGAAGCACAACACAGCTTGATGTATCACATTTGA
- a CDS encoding Two-component transcriptional response regulator, AtoC family: MSLRPSTFSILLLSADNEIQAHYKDLFGEQAITICRERLTLSKDIAKRSYDAVIVESKGYSAVELGKLFAGIDLARTLVLTGSRTVLKRMAALLHGPKSPKAVPPLPNGTGQSVCLESYLEHKVGDFVKGMRNGAGRNLHPMLIAAVERPLILLTLRETKGNQIQAAELLGLNRNTLRKKILDLHIPVKRARAN; this comes from the coding sequence ATGTCACTTCGTCCATCAACTTTCAGTATCCTATTGCTCAGCGCAGACAACGAGATCCAGGCCCACTATAAGGACCTCTTCGGCGAGCAGGCGATCACGATCTGTCGAGAACGCTTGACGTTGTCGAAAGATATCGCCAAACGAAGCTACGATGCCGTTATCGTGGAATCGAAGGGCTATTCAGCGGTGGAACTCGGCAAATTGTTCGCGGGTATCGACCTCGCGCGCACCCTTGTCCTGACAGGTTCTCGTACCGTCTTGAAACGGATGGCCGCATTACTGCATGGCCCCAAATCACCCAAGGCGGTCCCACCCCTCCCCAATGGGACAGGACAATCGGTCTGTTTGGAATCCTATCTGGAACATAAGGTCGGCGATTTCGTCAAAGGCATGCGGAACGGTGCAGGGAGAAATCTCCATCCGATGCTGATTGCAGCCGTGGAGCGCCCCTTGATCTTGCTGACCCTACGGGAAACCAAAGGCAACCAGATCCAAGCGGCGGAACTGCTGGGGTTGAATCGCAATACGCTGAGGAAAAAAATTCTCGATCTCCATATTCCGGTCAAACGTGCCAGGGCGAACTAA
- a CDS encoding Threonyl-tRNA synthetase — protein sequence MASQFIHITLPDGTRKQVPAGCTVRDVLTQVGERLNATVLAAKVNGEPADLSRRLDRDATVEPLTFASPEGREVYRHSSTHIMAQAVKEVFPTAQLTIGPALEEGFYYDFAFDRPFTPDDLDKIEVKAKDIMKRGLAVTRTELSKQDAIKFFQDRGEAYKVELIQGFDDQSPISLYSQGDFVDLCRGPHLPTTGYVGAFKLLSTGGAYWRGDERNPMLQRIYGTSFPTQQELDAHLAKLEEIKRRDHRKLGKELDLITIQDEIGPGLVLWHPKGSLIRLLIENFWREQHLKDGYELVYSPHVARLDLWKTSGHVDYYRENMFAAMKLEGSEYQLKPMNCPFHIMIYKSHLRSYRDLPIRYGELGTVYRYERTGVLHGLLRVRGFTQDDAHLFCRPDQIEAEVGRVLDFTFFILGTFGFTEFEIYLSTRPEKSVGSDENWALATSALEAALKGRGVAYQVDPGEGVFYGPKIDIKIKDVLGRSWQCSTVQVDFNNPERFKLAYTGEDGKYHQPIMIHRALMGSIERFFGILIEHYAGAFPTWLAPVQAVVLTITDKQQEFAAKIVSELRSLGFRVEADIRNEKIGFKIREAEKNKIPYMLVVGDKEVQSGTVSVRGRSGANHGSMPIESLLTLLRTDTNHALHER from the coding sequence GTGGCCTCACAGTTCATCCACATTACCCTTCCTGACGGAACTCGAAAACAAGTACCAGCAGGATGTACCGTCCGCGACGTCCTTACTCAGGTGGGGGAACGTCTTAATGCCACGGTACTGGCTGCCAAGGTCAACGGCGAGCCGGCGGATCTGTCGCGCCGACTCGATCGTGACGCGACGGTGGAACCTCTCACGTTCGCATCTCCGGAAGGACGGGAAGTCTATCGGCATAGCAGCACCCACATCATGGCGCAGGCTGTCAAAGAGGTCTTTCCCACGGCGCAACTCACCATCGGTCCGGCGCTGGAAGAGGGATTTTATTACGACTTCGCCTTCGACCGTCCGTTCACACCTGACGACCTGGACAAGATCGAAGTCAAGGCCAAAGACATTATGAAACGAGGCCTGGCCGTCACGCGAACCGAGCTGTCCAAACAGGACGCCATCAAATTTTTCCAGGACCGCGGAGAGGCGTACAAGGTCGAATTGATCCAAGGGTTCGACGACCAATCCCCTATCTCACTGTACAGCCAAGGCGACTTTGTCGATCTCTGCCGCGGTCCGCACCTTCCCACGACCGGCTACGTGGGAGCCTTCAAGTTACTTTCGACCGGCGGCGCTTACTGGCGCGGCGACGAACGCAACCCGATGTTGCAACGGATCTACGGCACTTCGTTCCCGACGCAACAGGAACTGGACGCACACCTTGCGAAATTGGAGGAGATCAAGCGTCGCGACCACCGAAAACTCGGTAAGGAACTCGACTTGATCACCATCCAAGATGAGATCGGCCCCGGCTTGGTCCTGTGGCACCCCAAGGGATCGTTGATCCGGCTGCTGATCGAAAATTTCTGGCGCGAACAACATCTCAAGGACGGCTACGAGCTGGTGTATTCGCCGCATGTCGCCCGGCTGGACCTCTGGAAAACCAGCGGGCACGTCGACTACTACCGCGAGAACATGTTCGCCGCGATGAAGTTGGAAGGCAGCGAATACCAGCTCAAGCCCATGAACTGCCCCTTCCATATCATGATCTACAAATCCCACCTGCGTAGTTATCGGGATCTGCCGATCCGATATGGTGAACTGGGCACCGTGTATCGCTATGAACGGACCGGCGTGCTGCACGGCCTGTTGCGCGTCCGCGGCTTCACCCAAGACGATGCCCATCTCTTTTGCCGCCCCGATCAGATAGAGGCCGAAGTAGGTCGAGTGTTGGACTTTACGTTTTTCATCCTCGGCACCTTCGGCTTTACGGAATTCGAGATCTACCTCTCGACTCGCCCGGAAAAATCCGTCGGCTCCGATGAGAATTGGGCTCTTGCCACCAGTGCCTTGGAGGCGGCGCTCAAGGGACGGGGAGTGGCCTATCAGGTGGACCCGGGCGAAGGGGTGTTCTACGGCCCGAAGATCGACATCAAGATCAAAGACGTCCTCGGCCGCTCCTGGCAATGTTCTACGGTCCAGGTGGACTTCAACAATCCCGAACGATTCAAGCTGGCCTACACAGGAGAGGACGGCAAGTACCACCAGCCGATCATGATCCACCGTGCGCTCATGGGTTCGATCGAACGGTTTTTCGGTATTCTCATCGAACATTATGCCGGCGCCTTTCCGACCTGGCTGGCTCCCGTGCAAGCCGTGGTCCTCACGATCACCGACAAGCAGCAGGAGTTCGCAGCGAAGATCGTGTCGGAACTCAGAAGCCTTGGCTTCAGGGTCGAGGCGGACATCCGGAATGAGAAAATCGGATTCAAGATCCGCGAAGCGGAGAAGAACAAGATTCCCTATATGCTCGTGGTCGGAGACAAGGAAGTGCAGAGCGGGACGGTCTCCGTCCGCGGCAGAAGCGGGGCGAATCACGGCAGTATGCCGATCGAAAGCCTCCTGACGCTCCTCCGCACCGATACGAATCACGCGTTACATGAACGGTAA
- a CDS encoding 16S rRNA (cytosine(967)-C(5))-methyltransferase: MVAAPSGRHAAVKALLAIDKAGLLADDLFDQVAARDSLDLRERAFMVELVRGVLRYRGTIDWRLRAVSDRPIARLPTLVQTILRLGAYQLLHLDRVPESAAVNESVRMMKRHSKKLGRDWSGFVNAVLRSLLRSPEPDWPDPEKDLVETCVVRYSCPTWLVERWYRLWGVERAEALCRASLEPPPLTLRVNTLRTSRRELLAEFEAAQVDAVPTTVSPVGVQLARSGSVADLPGYGDGRFYVEDEAAQLIPPLLDVRPGQRVLDACAAPGGKATHLAVLMENRGDLIAVDRAAGRLDLVMENCRRLGVTSVTPVVGDVRVLIGQETPSSKPQAHRPAGQATLLQPFDRILLDAPCSGLGVLRRHPEGKWYKTPESIMQHHAVQLELLEATSRLLRPGGLLLYSTCSIEPEETASIIDEFCQSHREFQRESIAPWLPPAGLPFVTPQGDLSTMANKNRMDTFFAARVRRSE, from the coding sequence ATGGTGGCCGCACCATCAGGGAGGCACGCCGCCGTAAAGGCTCTGCTCGCGATCGACAAGGCTGGCCTGTTGGCGGATGATCTCTTCGACCAGGTTGCGGCACGTGACTCGTTGGACCTCCGTGAGCGAGCTTTCATGGTGGAACTCGTGCGCGGGGTCTTGCGTTATCGTGGGACCATCGACTGGCGATTGAGGGCGGTTTCGGATCGGCCGATCGCGCGATTGCCGACGTTGGTCCAGACCATCCTGAGGCTCGGGGCCTATCAACTGCTCCATTTGGATCGGGTACCGGAATCGGCGGCGGTCAATGAGTCCGTGCGGATGATGAAACGGCACAGCAAGAAACTGGGACGGGATTGGAGCGGATTCGTCAATGCGGTGCTCAGGTCTCTGTTGCGATCCCCGGAACCGGATTGGCCTGATCCCGAGAAAGACCTGGTCGAGACCTGTGTCGTGCGGTATTCCTGTCCGACCTGGCTCGTCGAACGCTGGTACCGCCTTTGGGGTGTGGAGCGAGCCGAGGCCCTGTGTCGTGCTTCGCTGGAGCCGCCGCCGTTGACGCTCCGCGTCAATACGCTTCGCACGTCGCGCCGGGAGCTGCTGGCAGAGTTTGAGGCGGCACAGGTGGACGCGGTTCCGACGACGGTCAGTCCGGTGGGCGTTCAACTCGCTCGCAGCGGATCGGTCGCAGACCTGCCCGGCTATGGCGACGGGCGATTTTATGTGGAAGACGAGGCGGCGCAACTTATTCCTCCGTTGTTGGATGTGCGGCCGGGGCAACGGGTGTTGGATGCCTGTGCTGCGCCGGGCGGGAAGGCGACGCATCTGGCGGTGCTCATGGAGAACCGAGGGGATCTCATCGCCGTGGATCGGGCTGCCGGGCGCCTGGACCTGGTGATGGAGAATTGCCGCCGTCTCGGAGTCACGTCAGTCACGCCGGTGGTCGGCGATGTGCGTGTCCTGATCGGTCAAGAGACGCCGTCGAGCAAACCGCAGGCGCACCGTCCTGCGGGACAGGCGACTCTGCTTCAACCGTTCGATCGTATCCTCCTCGATGCCCCCTGCAGCGGGCTCGGCGTGCTGCGGCGCCATCCGGAAGGGAAGTGGTACAAGACGCCGGAGTCGATCATGCAGCATCACGCTGTGCAGCTGGAATTGCTGGAGGCGACGAGCCGTCTCTTGCGGCCCGGTGGGCTGTTGCTCTATAGTACCTGCTCGATCGAACCGGAAGAAACCGCATCGATCATCGACGAGTTTTGTCAGTCACATCGCGAATTTCAGCGTGAATCGATCGCACCCTGGTTGCCCCCAGCCGGTCTGCCGTTCGTGACCCCACAAGGGGACTTGTCTACGATGGCCAATAAGAACAGGATGGATACGTTCTTCGCTGCCCGTGTGCGGAGGAGCGAATGA
- a CDS encoding Ribulose-phosphate 3-epimerase: MMAGRTVRIAPSILSADFARLAEEVARAEQGGADWLHIDVMDGHFVPNLTIGPPIVEALRKVTTLPLDVHLMMTNPDAFIAEFAEAGADHLTVHVEACPHLHRTVQSIQERGVKAGVTLNPATPVVMLSEIVRDADLILIMSVSPGFGGQQFIPSSLQKIAEVRAMIDRTNSRALLEVDGGVKPDNAEAILEAGAEVLVAGSAVFSSHDYAAAIAALRAGRQPAARTARIAAAQR, from the coding sequence ATGATGGCCGGTAGGACCGTTCGGATTGCGCCGTCCATTTTATCGGCGGACTTTGCCCGTTTGGCGGAAGAAGTGGCGCGGGCGGAGCAAGGGGGTGCCGATTGGCTGCACATCGATGTGATGGACGGGCACTTCGTGCCGAATTTGACCATCGGTCCGCCGATCGTCGAAGCCTTGCGAAAGGTCACTACCTTGCCGCTTGATGTCCACCTCATGATGACCAATCCGGATGCGTTCATCGCGGAGTTTGCCGAGGCGGGAGCGGACCATCTGACGGTGCATGTGGAGGCCTGCCCGCACTTGCACCGGACGGTGCAGTCGATTCAGGAGCGGGGCGTGAAGGCGGGGGTAACGCTGAATCCTGCGACACCGGTCGTCATGCTGTCGGAAATCGTCCGCGACGCCGATCTCATTCTCATCATGTCCGTGAGCCCCGGATTCGGCGGCCAGCAATTCATTCCGTCGTCGCTGCAGAAGATCGCCGAAGTGCGCGCCATGATCGACCGTACGAACAGCCGTGCTCTTTTGGAGGTGGATGGGGGCGTCAAACCCGACAATGCGGAGGCCATTCTTGAGGCCGGCGCGGAAGTCCTCGTGGCCGGCTCGGCCGTGTTTTCCAGCCATGACTATGCCGCAGCCATTGCGGCATTGAGGGCCGGGCGCCAGCCTGCAGCTCGCACCGCCAGGATCGCAGCCGCTCAGCGATAG
- a CDS encoding LSU ribosomal protein L20p — MPRTKGGAKTRQRRKKRLKLAKGQYGAKSRLFRTATESVDKGQAYAYAGRKNRKRDFRRLWIARISAAVRTHGLAYGRFMNALKKAHILLDRKVLSDMAIRDVAGFEKLVGLAKQQLATAAS, encoded by the coding sequence ATGCCTCGTACAAAAGGTGGTGCAAAAACTCGGCAACGGCGAAAGAAGCGCCTGAAACTGGCGAAGGGCCAGTATGGGGCGAAGAGCCGGTTGTTTCGGACGGCGACCGAATCCGTCGATAAGGGCCAGGCCTATGCCTATGCCGGACGAAAGAATCGGAAACGCGATTTCCGTCGACTCTGGATCGCGCGTATCAGCGCTGCAGTCCGTACTCATGGCCTGGCGTACGGTCGCTTCATGAATGCGCTGAAGAAAGCCCATATTCTCCTGGACCGCAAGGTTCTGTCGGATATGGCGATTCGGGATGTGGCAGGATTTGAGAAACTGGTCGGACTGGCCAAGCAACAACTAGCGACTGCGGCGAGCTGA
- a CDS encoding Phenylalanyl-tRNA synthetase alpha chain, which yields MDNLHPLENKVLLALARRPDSSATLDHLAESTGLEPSQLSMAVEWLLAKSLIGVHAETVAHIASLTPVGEVYVEKYSPIERVLSTAKEASQTGKRLTVQDIQTQEELEPSDVSKAVGTLKKEGAILIVQGGCIESTGRNSPTAESLRALLQELRSGQRDLKTFPEPLQVVLQQHAVKRGNAREPFRVDERVTRSFLLTSAGREVTQQLAHDGVTEEVSQLTPELLKEGAWRTKRFRKYTISLRAPRIAAGKRHPYREFLDLVKFKLVSMGFQEMRGTLVETEFWNMDALFMPQFHPARDIHDVYFVKEPTHARTIAEPYLTQVAQVHEKGTGAGSTGWGYTFDGERAKRLVLRSQGTAVSARTLAGGAAVPGKYFSIARCFRYDQVDATHATDFFQVEGIVLGEDINFRTLLGLLNLFAREVAQAKEVKFLPAYFPFTEPSVEMHVRHPKLGWMELGGAGLFRPEVTIPLGVSVPVIAWGLGLDRMAMVALGIHDIRDLFSADLDFIRTMRGSF from the coding sequence ATGGATAACCTGCACCCCCTCGAAAACAAAGTCCTGCTCGCGTTGGCGCGACGGCCCGACTCGTCTGCCACGCTGGATCATCTTGCCGAATCGACCGGGCTGGAACCGTCACAGCTCAGTATGGCGGTTGAATGGCTGTTGGCCAAGTCCTTGATCGGCGTCCATGCCGAAACGGTCGCGCATATCGCCTCGCTGACTCCGGTCGGCGAAGTGTACGTTGAGAAGTATTCCCCGATCGAGCGCGTGTTGTCGACAGCCAAAGAAGCAAGCCAGACCGGGAAACGGCTCACCGTTCAGGATATCCAGACGCAGGAAGAGCTCGAGCCGTCGGATGTGAGCAAGGCGGTCGGAACCCTCAAGAAAGAAGGCGCGATCCTCATCGTCCAGGGCGGTTGTATTGAAAGCACCGGCCGCAACAGTCCCACGGCCGAATCTCTGCGTGCCCTGCTGCAGGAATTACGGAGCGGGCAGCGGGACCTGAAGACATTCCCGGAGCCTCTTCAGGTGGTGCTCCAGCAACATGCGGTGAAGCGCGGTAATGCGCGAGAACCGTTCCGGGTCGATGAACGGGTGACCAGATCGTTTTTGCTGACCTCCGCCGGACGGGAGGTGACGCAGCAATTGGCTCACGACGGCGTGACGGAGGAAGTCTCGCAGTTGACACCGGAATTGCTGAAGGAAGGCGCCTGGCGGACCAAGCGGTTCCGAAAATATACGATCAGTCTGCGGGCGCCGAGGATCGCGGCCGGGAAACGGCATCCCTATCGAGAGTTCCTCGACCTGGTAAAGTTCAAGCTGGTCAGCATGGGGTTTCAGGAGATGCGTGGCACGCTCGTCGAGACCGAGTTCTGGAACATGGACGCACTGTTCATGCCGCAGTTTCATCCGGCCCGCGACATTCACGACGTGTACTTCGTGAAGGAGCCGACGCATGCTCGCACCATCGCCGAGCCCTATTTGACGCAGGTGGCGCAGGTGCACGAGAAGGGCACGGGCGCCGGATCGACCGGGTGGGGTTATACCTTCGATGGGGAGCGGGCGAAACGGTTGGTCCTGCGTAGTCAAGGGACGGCAGTGTCGGCGCGAACGTTGGCCGGCGGCGCTGCAGTGCCGGGAAAGTACTTTTCGATCGCCCGCTGTTTCCGTTACGACCAGGTGGACGCCACCCATGCCACCGACTTTTTTCAGGTGGAAGGGATCGTGCTGGGAGAGGACATCAATTTCAGGACCCTGCTCGGATTGCTGAACCTGTTTGCTCGCGAAGTGGCGCAGGCCAAGGAGGTCAAATTTCTCCCCGCCTATTTCCCCTTCACCGAGCCCTCGGTCGAAATGCACGTCCGCCATCCCAAGCTGGGGTGGATGGAGCTGGGCGGCGCAGGGTTGTTTCGGCCGGAAGTGACGATCCCGCTCGGAGTCTCGGTGCCGGTCATTGCCTGGGGGTTGGGGCTCGATCGCATGGCGATGGTGGCCCTGGGTATTCACGACATCCGCGATTTGTTCTCGGCAGATCTGGATTTCATCCGCACCATGCGCGGCAGTTTTTAG
- a CDS encoding Methionyl-tRNA formyltransferase: MRIVFMGTPDFAVPSLEALLKSDDQVVGVVTQPDRPKGRGQDVIPSPVKVVCLREGIPLLQPLKMKDPAFLEVLRQWKPDIITVTAFGRILPSAVLTLPPLGCINVHGSLLPKYRGAGPIQWAVIRGEQETGITTMVMDEGMDTGDMLLQEKVAILPEDTAGTLALRLAEVGGRVLVETLCRLKAETLIPQPQDHTLATMAPLLKKEDGLIDWALTAREIADRVRGLSPWPGAYTYVNGERWTLCLVSVGEESQAAAPGMVTKVTKDRIDVATGGGTIHMREIQPSNSRRMTVAQYLAGHRLAEGIGLQTAPPLG, from the coding sequence ATGCGCATCGTATTTATGGGGACGCCGGACTTCGCGGTGCCGTCGTTGGAGGCGTTGCTCAAGTCGGACGATCAAGTGGTCGGTGTGGTCACCCAGCCAGACCGGCCGAAAGGCCGCGGGCAGGACGTCATTCCATCTCCGGTCAAGGTGGTCTGTCTCCGCGAAGGGATCCCTCTGCTCCAACCCCTGAAGATGAAGGACCCCGCGTTTCTGGAGGTCTTGCGACAGTGGAAGCCGGATATCATTACGGTGACCGCATTCGGCCGGATCCTGCCGTCGGCGGTTCTGACGTTGCCCCCGCTCGGCTGCATCAACGTTCATGGGTCACTCTTGCCGAAGTATCGCGGAGCGGGACCGATTCAATGGGCCGTCATTCGAGGCGAACAGGAAACCGGCATCACCACCATGGTGATGGATGAAGGAATGGACACCGGCGATATGTTGTTGCAGGAGAAGGTGGCGATCCTTCCGGAGGACACCGCAGGCACCCTGGCACTTCGATTGGCCGAAGTGGGGGGACGGGTGTTGGTCGAGACGCTGTGTCGCCTCAAGGCGGAGACGCTGATACCTCAGCCGCAGGACCACACGTTGGCGACCATGGCACCGTTGCTCAAGAAGGAAGATGGTCTGATCGATTGGGCATTGACGGCCCGGGAAATCGCGGATCGTGTGCGCGGTCTGTCGCCCTGGCCGGGAGCCTATACCTACGTGAATGGGGAACGGTGGACCCTCTGCCTGGTGTCAGTCGGCGAGGAATCCCAGGCAGCGGCTCCCGGGATGGTAACCAAGGTTACAAAGGACAGGATTGACGTGGCGACAGGCGGCGGGACGATCCATATGCGTGAAATCCAGCCGTCTAACAGTCGGCGCATGACGGTGGCGCAATATCTGGCCGGCCATCGTCTGGCCGAAGGGATCGGCTTGCAAACCGCCCCGCCCCTAGGCTGA
- a CDS encoding Translation initiation factor 3 — protein MRVIGPEGEQLGILPTVEAFNKAQEQGYDLVEVAPTSQPPVCRIMDYGKYKYELSKKDHQSRRHQKSTQVKEIKLRPRTDKHDLEIKIRQIKEFLADGNKTKVTLTYRGREMANQEMGRTIMASVIQQCTEAGTVEFAPRMEGRSLIMILAPK, from the coding sequence GTGCGAGTCATCGGTCCGGAAGGCGAGCAACTCGGAATACTGCCGACTGTCGAGGCCTTCAATAAGGCACAGGAACAGGGCTACGACCTCGTTGAAGTCGCCCCAACTTCCCAGCCGCCGGTTTGCCGCATCATGGACTATGGGAAATATAAGTACGAACTCAGTAAAAAAGACCATCAGAGTCGGCGACACCAGAAATCGACTCAGGTCAAAGAGATCAAGCTTCGGCCCCGGACGGACAAACACGATCTGGAGATCAAAATCAGGCAGATCAAGGAGTTCCTGGCCGATGGCAACAAGACCAAGGTAACGCTGACCTATCGAGGCCGTGAAATGGCCAACCAGGAAATGGGCCGGACCATCATGGCCAGCGTGATTCAACAATGTACGGAAGCGGGAACCGTGGAGTTCGCGCCGAGGATGGAAGGACGGAGCCTGATCATGATCTTGGCTCCCAAATAG
- a CDS encoding DNA-binding protein HU-beta, with protein MTKEELIAKMASSAGITKVAATTALEAFTGAVTTSLKKGHRVTLVNFGTFTISKRKARMGRNPRTGEALKIPAARIPKFSAGKELKAAVK; from the coding sequence ATGACCAAGGAAGAATTGATCGCGAAGATGGCGAGCAGCGCCGGAATCACCAAGGTCGCCGCCACGACGGCACTGGAAGCCTTCACCGGAGCGGTCACCACCTCGCTCAAGAAGGGACATCGCGTCACGCTGGTGAATTTCGGCACGTTTACGATTTCGAAGCGGAAGGCCAGGATGGGACGTAACCCTCGGACCGGTGAAGCCTTGAAGATTCCTGCCGCGCGCATTCCCAAGTTCTCGGCTGGCAAAGAACTGAAGGCAGCGGTCAAGTAA
- a CDS encoding Phenylalanyl-tRNA synthetase beta chain, which yields MPTISLQRDDLEALIAGLDGKPVRIPLDQLEQWLMLVKGELKGHNPETGELRIELQDSNRPDLWCCEGIARQIRIKQQGAAVSYPFFKKQKHVAGKLVIAPGLDRIRPYVAACTAVGYRVTATGLTQLIQTQEKLADIFGRKRRSVSIGLYRLSPIVFPVTYDLVKPDDVRFTPLGMETVMTLREILMVHPKGVEYGGIVGGHDRLPVLRDARGQVLSFPPIINSREIGEVQVGDHELFVEVTGTDLSMVALTLNIFAANLADRGAMITPVEIQSPVKTALGRRWNTPVDFGKPRTIPLDAIESALGEALGGKEVTTALMSYGYEVKSVGQRVAVQLPPYRNDLLHTVDVVEDVAISQGYARFAPVMPSQFTVGGLSRLEQMADRIRHLMVGMEFQEVISNIMGSHQDFCTRMRLDGTEWAKVVEVDNVMSLSYSCLRQWVTPSLLQVEANSSRAFYPHRMFEVGEVAVPDRAVDVGARTVTVLGAIVAHAEAHFSEIHSCLDLLLYYLDRPFTLEPVAHPSFLDGRAGQIVSGGRVIGLLGEVHPEVLGQWQIGVPVVALELEIDRLLDEA from the coding sequence ATGCCCACTATTTCGCTACAGCGAGACGACCTCGAAGCGTTGATCGCGGGGCTTGATGGGAAGCCGGTTCGAATCCCACTCGATCAGCTTGAACAGTGGTTAATGCTGGTAAAGGGAGAACTGAAGGGACACAATCCAGAAACGGGCGAGTTGCGTATCGAGTTGCAGGACAGCAACCGTCCGGATCTCTGGTGCTGCGAGGGGATCGCGCGACAGATCAGGATCAAGCAGCAAGGGGCAGCAGTTTCCTATCCCTTTTTCAAGAAACAGAAGCACGTAGCGGGGAAGCTTGTTATCGCACCGGGGTTGGACAGGATTCGTCCCTATGTGGCGGCCTGTACGGCGGTGGGGTATCGCGTGACGGCAACAGGCCTGACGCAGCTCATCCAGACACAGGAAAAGCTCGCGGATATTTTCGGACGCAAGCGGCGGTCCGTGTCCATCGGATTGTATCGCTTGTCGCCCATCGTGTTTCCCGTTACGTACGATCTGGTGAAGCCGGATGACGTGCGGTTCACCCCGCTGGGTATGGAGACAGTGATGACCTTGCGGGAGATTCTCATGGTCCATCCCAAAGGCGTCGAGTACGGCGGCATCGTCGGAGGCCATGACCGACTCCCCGTGCTGCGGGACGCTCGGGGTCAGGTGTTGTCGTTTCCTCCGATCATCAACAGCCGGGAAATCGGAGAAGTGCAGGTCGGGGACCATGAGCTATTTGTCGAAGTGACGGGAACCGATCTCTCGATGGTCGCACTGACGTTGAATATTTTTGCCGCCAATCTCGCCGACCGTGGGGCCATGATCACGCCGGTGGAAATTCAGTCGCCGGTAAAAACCGCCTTAGGACGTCGCTGGAACACGCCGGTCGATTTTGGGAAGCCTAGGACGATTCCCCTTGATGCCATCGAGTCGGCATTGGGAGAGGCCTTGGGCGGCAAAGAAGTGACCACGGCGCTCATGTCTTACGGCTATGAGGTCAAATCGGTCGGGCAGAGGGTGGCGGTGCAGTTGCCTCCCTATCGGAACGATCTGTTGCACACGGTCGATGTGGTGGAGGATGTGGCGATCAGCCAGGGCTATGCGCGCTTTGCTCCGGTGATGCCTTCTCAGTTTACGGTCGGTGGGCTGTCTCGATTGGAGCAGATGGCCGACCGGATTCGTCATCTCATGGTGGGCATGGAATTCCAAGAGGTCATTTCCAACATCATGGGCTCTCATCAGGACTTTTGTACGAGGATGCGCCTGGACGGCACCGAATGGGCAAAGGTCGTGGAAGTGGACAATGTGATGTCCCTCAGCTACTCCTGTCTCCGCCAGTGGGTCACGCCGTCGTTGCTCCAGGTAGAAGCGAATTCAAGCCGGGCGTTCTATCCGCACCGTATGTTCGAGGTCGGTGAGGTCGCCGTCCCAGACAGGGCGGTCGATGTCGGGGCTCGGACGGTGACGGTGCTGGGGGCGATTGTGGCCCATGCGGAGGCTCATTTTTCGGAAATCCATTCCTGTCTGGATCTGTTGTTGTATTACCTGGATCGCCCGTTCACACTCGAGCCGGTGGCCCATCCGTCGTTTCTCGATGGTCGAGCCGGACAGATCGTTTCCGGTGGTCGAGTGATCGGACTACTGGGTGAGGTGCATCCCGAAGTGCTGGGGCAGTGGCAGATCGGGGTGCCGGTCGTGGCGTTGGAGTTGGAGATCGATCGGTTGTTGGATGAGGCGTGA
- a CDS encoding LSU ribosomal protein L35p: MKMKTHSGAKKRFRRTGTGKLVRQKAGRRHLLTGKARDRKRRLKGLADVSSTSTLALNRLLPQ; this comes from the coding sequence ATGAAGATGAAAACCCACAGCGGCGCGAAAAAACGGTTTCGACGGACGGGAACCGGCAAGCTGGTCAGGCAGAAGGCCGGACGGCGGCATTTGTTGACCGGCAAGGCGCGGGATCGCAAGCGACGCCTGAAGGGGCTGGCCGACGTGTCCTCCACGTCCACCCTGGCGTTGAACCGTTTGCTTCCCCAATGA